GCCGTAGGCGATTCCCGTGTCGCCGATGATCCGGTATTCCTCGTTCCGGGTCTCGAAGCGCGCCTTCGTCGTGGTATTGAAGAAGAGGCGCCAGTCAAGCGCGCAGGCTTCCCGGCCCTGCTTGCCCGACGTGGGACCGCAGGCGTAGAAGGACAGCGCCTCGTCGTGCACGGTGTCCAGAAAACCATCGAGGTTGCCTTCGTTGAGCGCGGCAACACCGGTCTCGAAGACCTCCTTCACGGCCGCCACGGCGCTCTCGTCACCGGCGAACGCCGAACTGCCGGCCGCCAGGGAGGCAGCGAGAATCGCGATCGGAACGAAATGGGCTGGCCGCATTGGGAATCTCTCCAGGCGTTGTTCTCGGTACGTTCTGATGACGCTGGACCGGAAGCCCGAGCGACCGCGGGGAGGCTAGCACGACGGGTCCGCCGTCCGGCGCGCAGAGCCGGTGCGCACCAGCGCTAGCTAGTCGGTTGCGTAACGCCGTAGCTCGCCGTCAAGCCGCTCTGGCGACACCTCGCCATCGTGGAACAGCAGCCGGTACCGCAGCCTCAGCTCGCCTCCGGCCCCAATCGTCCAGTCGCCGGTGCCCTTCTCCGCCTTCTCGAAGTCGTGGACTCCGAAGGGATTCGCCGCGAACAGGCCGTAGGCGCGGGCGTGCCACCAGGTCGGGTGGCGGAAGTTCTCCGGGTGGTCGAAAATCGCGATGCCGACCCGTTTGCCGTCGACGGGGCCGGTGTAGTGGACCCATGCGGCGCGTTTGCCCCATACGTCCACGCCTTCGACGCCTTCGCTGTTCCGCATCGAGCCAGCGGCGCGCTCGCCCTGGTGGCGGAGGGTCGCCGCGACGCGGATGGCCATCGTGCCTTCCTTCGTGTCGCCCAGGACGATGTCGCGGTCGCCGGCCCTCAGCCGGACGTCGAAGTCGATTGCCCGCCAGGCCTGACCCGTGTCGAACGCACCGGCGCGGAAGGTCATCGTCCGTTCCTCGCGGAGCATCTCGTCGCCGCCCGGGTCGACCCAGGAGTTCGCAGTGCACAGCACCCCGGCCGTGCCGGACTCCACCGTCACGATCTCCTGATGGACGATGGCCGAGCCGTCGCGGCCATTCCAGATGTCGTACCGCTTGCCGCCGTCCGCCAGGCCCACCGCGCCGTGAGCGAACCAGAGTGAGCGATGATGCGGATGGTCCCGTTCCTCCCCTTCCAGCTCGGACATCGGCCAGTTGCGCGTAAGCGCCTGCCCTCCCGGTCCGAGGACCGGGTAGAGGTACGGCAGGTGGCCGCCGCCGTCGGCCTCGCCGCCGGGGCGATACTCGGTGAAGGGCTCGCCGTCGACGGTGATCAAGACGCGATCGCCACCTCGTCTGGTGAGTTCGATCATCGGATCGTCCTCCGCCGCGAACGCCGGCGCGGAGAGAACCGCCAGGCAAAGCAACGGAACGGAAAGTCCGGGTGGGTTGGAGCGTGACATGGGCCGTTTCCTCTGCCGTCTTGCGCCTTCGGGGAAGATTCCGGCATGGTACCGTCCCGCTCGTGAACCCACGGAAATGCCTGCCACTGCCGGCGGCGATGCTGCTGGCCTCGGTGACGTTCACTTCCTGCACCACCGGCGAAGCGGGAGCCGAAGCCGACAGCTCGGATCCGGAACCCGTGAGCGCGCAGCCACGGGCGGAGGTCGTCCGCGCCCACCTCTTCGACGACGATGCGGAGGGCCAGGCCGCCTTCGCCCGCGTCAAGGAGCACTTCGAAGCGGGCAATCCCGGCTACGCGATGGAGTTTCTGGCCGCGGCCACGGAGATCGAGGCGGCCGCCTCGAGCCGGATCGTCTTCGTGCAGACGCCGGTCGAGGAGGCGCCCGCGACGGCCGAGATCCACGCCGGCTCCGGCACGACCGGGACCGAGCTCCATGTAGGCGACATCGCGGTGCTCCGCCCCGGCGAACGGCTGACGGTCGAACCCGCGATTGCAGCGCTCGTGTTCGATGTCCCCGACGCACCGGACGAAAACGTGCCGGCGGCGATCCGCCCCGACTGGGACCCGGACATCACGGACGTCCTTGGCGGCTGCGCCACGGAAACCGGCGCCTACCGCCGCATCCTGCTCACCTGGTTGAAGGACAACGGCGCCTACACCTTCCACGGCCTGAACGCGCACCGGGTGCGGATCACCGACTCGTTCACCCACTACCACCCGGCGGACACGGGCTTCGACGAGTTCTACCTGGTGCAGATGAGCAACGACGAAGACAAGCTGCTCACGAGCTACCACGTCGAGGACATCGAGTCGCCCGAGACGATGACCCCGGAACTCGCCGAGCAGCTCTTCGATGTCCACGAGGTCCGTGCCGGCGACCTGATCTACCTGCCGCGCGGCGTGATCCACCGCGGGCTGGGCGGCGTCCTGGCGCAGGTCATCACGGTCCCGGGTTTCCGCCCCGGCACCGAGATCGGCGTCGACCACCACCTGCTGGCCATCAACGAGCGCCTGGGGCTCGAGGGCGAGGACGCCCTCCCCTACAACGTCGAAGCGTCGAGCGAGGCCGTCGTCCGCTAGACCCTGCCGAGGACCATCCCGCATGAAGCAGACCTCCGACACGAAGACCTGGGACGCGGTCGTCGTCGGCTCGGGCGCAACCGGCGGCTGGGCCGCCAAGGTTCTGGCCGAGGCCGGAATGGAGGTGCTGATGCTCGAGGCGGGCCGCGCCTTCGACCCCGAGAAGGACTTCCGGCAACACACCCTGCCGCACGAAATGGAGTTCCGCGGGCGGCCCGACCCGCGCAACGAACTCCTGCAGCGCCGCCACCGTCAGTCGTACTGCTACGCCTGCACCCAGGTCAACGCGGACTTCTTCATCGACGACGTCGACAACCCGTACACCGAGGCCCCGGGCACCCACTTCAACTGGATCCAGGGCAACGTCGTCGGCGGCCGCTCGATCATGTGGGCCCGGCAGTCGTACCGGATGAGCGACTACGACTTCAGGGCCGCGAGCCTCGACGGCTACGGCATGGACTGGCCGATCAGCTACGCCGACCTCGCGCCGTACTACGACCGGATCGAGCGCTACATCGGCGTCAACGGCCGCAACGAGGGCCTGGAGATCCTGCCGGACGGCGAGTTCCTGCCGCCCATGGCCTTCACCTGCGGCGAGGTGATGCTGAAGGAGACCCTGGCCGAGAAGTTCAACCGACCGATGACGATCGGCCGCAACGCCGTCCTCACACGCCGGCACAACAACCGCGACATGTGCCACTACTGCGGCTGGTGCCACTATGGCTGCCAGACGAACTCCTACTTCAACTCGCCGCAGACGACGCTCGTCGACTGCGAAGCGACCGGCCGGTTCACGCTGGTGCCGGACGCCGCCGTCATCAAGGTCGACATGCAGGCCGGCGACCTCGCCTCGGGCGTCACCTACGTCGACAAGAACACGGACCAGACCCGGGAGGCCAAGGCCGACATCGTCGTGCTCTGCGCCTCGACCCTGGCCTCGACTCGTATCCTGCTGAACTCGGCGGAGGGCGGCCTCGCCAACGAGAGCGACTGCCTCGGCCGCTACGTGATGGACCACATCTACGCGACCGGGGTGCGCGGCGTCCTGGAAGCGAGAGCCGGCGCTCAGCCGGAGCGCGCCAACCGGCCGAACGGGATCTACATCCCCCGCTTCCAGAACCTGAAGGACCCGGCGACGAAGAACCCCAACTTCATCCGCGGCTACGGCTACCAGGGCGGCGAGAACATCACGACCTGGCAGCACGGCAACGGCATACCCGGCTTCGGCGCGGACTTCAAGAACGCGGTCCAGTCGAGCACCGTCTCCACGATCGGCCTCGGCGGCTTCGGCGAGATCCTGCCGCGGCCGGAGAACCGGGTCACGCTCGATCCGGAGGTGACCGACAAGTGGGGCGTGCCCGTACTGCAGATGAACACCACCCTGGGCAGCAACGAGTACGCCATGGTCCAGGACATCATCGAGGAAGGCCGGGCGATGCTGGAGGCGCTCGGCTGCACAAACATCACCCAGAACACCGAGCCCGCGCCGCTGGGTTCGGGGATCCACGAGGTCGGCACCGCGCGCATGGGCGACGATCCGAAGACCTCGTACCTCAACCAGTACCAGCAGTCCCACACGATCAGGAACCTGTTCGTGATGGACGGGTCCTGCTACGTCAGCATCGGCTGCGTCAACCCAACCCTGACCATGATGGCGCTAGCGCTACGTTCGAGCGAGTACCTGCTCGATCAGCACAAGCGGGGAGAACTGGCATGAGCAAGCGGACGACGAGGCGGAACGTCCTGGCGGCCGGCGCCGGCGCGTTCGGCTACGCCACGCTGCAAGCCGAGCCGATCCGCGCCGCGATCCCCGCGGTGGCCGCGTACCAGGCCGAGGGATCCACCTGGACGCCACGGCTGCTCAACCCGGCCCAGGGCGAACTGCTCGCGACCCTCTGCGAGCACATCCTGCCGCGCACGGACACTCCGGGGGCGCGGGACGCGGCCGTCCACGAGTTCATCGACCTCGAACTCTCGCTCGCCGACGGCGATGAACAACTCGCGGCGCTAGGCGGTCTCGACTGGATCGACCGTCGCGCGCAGCAACTCCACGGTTCGTCCTTCGTCGGTCTCGGCGCGGCCCGCCAGATCGACATGCTGCGCGAGATCAGCGACGAACACGAGGCGCACCCTTCAGAGCTCGTCGCCGGCGCCGCCTTCTTCAGCGACCTGAAGCGGCGCACCCTGTTCGCCTTCTACACGTCGAAGGTGGGCCGCACCGAAGCCCTCGGGCTACCGGACCGCGTGCGCGTAGAGCGTTTCCGCGGCTGCCAGGACTAGCCCGACGAGAGCCACGTCCAGCTAGAGTCCGAAACGGTTCATCGAAGTTCCAGTCAGCAAGGAGACCACCATGTGTGACGACACAACCAACGCCGAGAACGCCAGGTACCTGCAGGGCAAGCGCTTGACCCGCCGGGAGTTCGGTGCCGTCTCGGCCGGGGCCGGGCTGGCGGTGCTGCTGCCGCGGCCGGCCGACGCCCAGAGCGTCAGCGAGTCCGAGATCGAGATCACGACCCCCGACGGCGTCTGCGACAGCTACTTCGTCCATCCCGCGAGTGGCGCCCATCCGGGCGTCCTGATCTGGCCCGACGCCTTCGGCCTGCGGCCCGCCATCCGGCAGATGGCCACGCGCCTCGCCGAATCGGGCTACTCGGTCCTCGCGGTCAACCAGTACTACCGGACAAAGAAGGCCCCCATAGCGGAGGGGACGAACTTCGCCGAGTTGCGCGAGACGCTGCGGCCGCTGATGCAGTCGCTGAGCCCGGAAACCAACGTGACGGACGCGAGGGCGTTCGTGAGCTTCCTGGACAGCCAGGATTCCGTCGACCAGGACCGGAAGATGGGGACGATGGGTTACTGCATGGGCGGTCCGATGACGATGCGGACGGCCGCCGCCATACCCGACCGCGTCGGCGCCGGCGCCTCCTTCCACGGCGGCGGCCTCGTCACCGACCGGCCGGACAGCCCGCACCTTCTCGTGGAGAAGATGACGGCGCACTACCTGTTCGCAATCGCCGAGAACGACGACCAGAGGCAGCCCGAGGCCAAGGACGTGCTGCGCGAGACCTTCGAGGCGGCGGGCCTGCCGGCCGAGATCGAGGTCTACGAAGGTGCGATGCACGGCTGGTGCCCGCCCGACACGCCGGTCTACCACGAGGCCCAGGCGGAGCGGGCATGGAGCCGGCTGCTGGCCCTGTTCGACCGCGCCCTGGCGTAGACACGCTCAGTCTGCGACCTCTCCGGCACAAGTGATCACGATCTACCACGTGCCGCGCACCCGCTCGGCGCGCATCATCTGGCTGTGCGAGGAGCTCGGCCTGCCCTACGAAGTCGTCCCGGTCGACTTCAGCCCGGAGTACCGGAAGTCAGCCGAATGGCGGCGGCTCAACCCGATCGGCAAGGTTCCGGCCATGACGGATTCAGACGCGGAGGGCAACCGCTTCACGATGATCGAGTCCGGCGCGATGGTCCACTACATCCTGGAGCGCTACGACGAAGGCGCCCTGGAGCCACCACCCGGTACGCCGGAAAGCGCCCTGCTGCTGCAGTGGTCCTGGTTCGCCGAGGCGAGCCTGGCGCGCCCGCTAGGCGACATGGTCCACCACCGCATCCTGAAGCCGGAGCCGGAACGCATCCCAGCCGTCGTCGAGGACGGACGGGCAAGAGCCGAGATCTGCCTCGACGCCGTCGAGGCGGCGCTCGACGGCCGCGACTACCTGTTGGGCAGCGAACTGACCGCCGCCGACATCATGATGGGCTACTCGCTGGCCCTGGCGCAAAGACTGGGAGTGCTGGACGAGCGCTACCCGAACGTCGTCGCCTACATGGGCCGACTCGAAAGCCGGCCGGCCTTCCAGATCGCCTTCGCCGACAGCGAGCGATCAGGTCCCTTGCGCGACTGATCCGATGGTCGCTCGCGCCGCAGCCTCAGGCAGCTTCTGCGGCGACACGACGTACAGGTACTCCCTGTTCCGCAGATGGCTCACGCGGCCGACTTTCTCGCCGCTCGGGTTGAAAATGCCGATCTGCGCGCCGACGTAGCGCTTGTAGTCGTTCTCGATCACCTGGACCTCGCCGCGCCGGGCCAGGATCGCTTCCATTTCCTCGCGGCCGATGAAGCCCTCGTCGCTGAACGAGACGAGGAGGTGTCGCGCACGCACCCGATCGACGACTCGTTCCCACGCTGCCCCAAACTTCTTCTTGCTGTTGAAGTCGCTCTTGCGCTCGCGGCAGTCGACGCGCTTGCAGGCGACGCCGTAGTGCTCCGGCTTGTCCCACATCACCAGGCTCTCCCAGAGGTGGTAGTTGCCCAGATAGCTGTGCTGGTTGTATGGCGGATCGAGGTAGGCGATGTCCGCTTCGAGCACATCCACGGCGTCGGCGGCGTCCATGCGGTGGGCCTTCCCTTTGCCAGCTTCAGCGCGCGGAGCGATCTCCGGCAGCCGTAGCTCCAGGTCGTTGGAAGCACGCGGGGCCCACTGCTTCAGAAAGGCCATCTGCACGCCCGTCGTGCTGTCGACACGATCGGCCGCCTCCATCAGGGAAACGAGGACGATCGCCCGGAGTTCCGGGTCGAGGTCCTTGCGCTCGATCTCTTCGCGGATCGCGTCGACCCGGGCGCCGTTCTTCGGCTGCAAATAGCGGCTCTTCTCGCAGAAGACCTCCGTGAAGTAGCCCGCCGACGGCGACAGCCGGTTGAACTCGTCGATCAGCAATCGCGCCAGCCGGAGCTGCTCGGACGTCCCGTCGGCCTCCACATAGCAGCGGGCAATGGTCTCGCCGCAGGCCAGGTAGTCGTTCGCCAGAACGCGGTACTGCCGCCGCTTCAAAGCGGCGCCCACCCTCGACGTGCCCGAGAACAGGTCGAGCACCGTGCCGGCCGGTCGAAGCCGTTCGACGATGTCGGCAATCAGCGGCACGAACTGCCGCTTGGAACCGAGGTACTTGATGGGCACGACGGAGCGGAACTAGCGGCGTGAGCTCCTAGGCGACGAAGCGTCGTAGGCCAGCAGCTCGTCCCAGTTTCGAACGTAGAGCACACCGTTGCTGACCACCGGATGGGCCCAGCTCGGGCGGCCGCGGTTGTCCAGGCTGAAACGGCCCCGTTCAACGTAGCCGTCGGGGGTCGCTTCGGCCAGACCAGCCAGATGGCGTTCCCCCAACAGGAAGAGCTTGCCGTCGGCGAGTACGAGCGAGCCTTTGCCGACGCTGCGGTCCCTCCACACGGTTTCGCCGGTTTCGAAGTCGACGCACGCGAGCGCGCTGCCGAAGAACCCGTAGAGATGTCCCTCGTGGAGCACGACGCCGCCGTGATGGTTCCGGAGGCGTGACTGAAACCACGCCTCGGAGGTGCTGACGTTGTCGCCCGCCGCCCGCACCCGGAGCGCGCCGCCGCCGGTGCCGTAGTCCGAGGTGTAGAAGACGAGGCCGTCCGCGTAGATCGGCGTCGCCGCGTTCGCCGTGCGGTTCGCCGGTTCGCGGTAGTGCCAGAGCAGTTCGCCGTCCGAGGCCCGCACGCCTACGCCGGCCCGCGCCGTGAAGCCGACGATCGCCCGCAGCGGATCGCCGCCGTCCTCCAGGTCGACGGCGATCAGGGAGGAGTAGCCGGCCCGGTCGGTCAGGCCGGTGCTGGTCCACATTGTGGCGCCCGTCTCCCGGTCGAGGGCCGCGATCGCACCGCCGTCGCCGCCCGGCATCACGACCACCCAGTCGCGCTCGATCAGCGGCGACTCGCTGATCCCCCAACTGATGTTGCGCTGGCCGAAGTCACGAAGGATGTTCCGTTGCCACGCCACCCTGCCGTCCGAGAGCCGGATGCGCGCCAGGTCGCCCACGCCGGTCAACGCGTAGAGCGAATCGCCGGCCACGGTCGGAGTTCCCCGCGGACCGTTGCCCCGGCCGTCCCGCAACCGCGAGCCGAGTTCGCGCTCCCAGCGGACGCTGCCGTCCGACGCATCGAGGGCGAACACGAGGCTTCGACCGTCACGGGTCCCCTGGACGTAGAGCGAGCCCTCGACAACCGCGACCGTGCCGTACCCCTCACCGAGGCCGTCGATGCGCCACAGCAAAGGCGGTCCTCCGGCCGGCCAGCGGCCGGCAAGCCCGGTCTCGGTAGAGACGCCGTCACGCCCCGGGCCGCGCCACTGCGGCCAGTCCTCGGCGGCGGCCGGTGGAACCGGCACGGAAAGCACGAGCAGGAAAAAGCCAACGACGACGGTCGAAACGGCGGCCCGAAGGCCAGTCGGTCCGTTTCTCGGTCGCCTCATCGCCTGGACACTCTGCTTTGTCGAGCCATCGTCGTCAACCGTCGTACGCTCCGCCTGCATGCCTCCAACCACGAAGCAGCCGATTCTCGTCTGGTTCCGGCGGGACCTGCGGCTGAACGACAACCCCGCGTGGTCGTGGGCCACCGGCGCCGGACGTCCCGTCGTTCCGGTCTTCGTGCTCGACGAGGAAGAGGGCGAGCGGCCGCTCGGCGGCGCGTCGCGGTGGTGGCTGCACGGCAGCCTCGAGGCGCTCGACCGGACGTTGGGAGGCCAGGGGAGTCGGCTCATCCTCCGCCGCGGAACGACCGCCCCAACCATCGCCGCGCTGACTCGCGAGACCGGTGCGTCCGCAGTCGTCTGGAATCGGCTGTACGAACCGGCGATCACGCAACGCGACGCGGAGATCGAGGAACGCTGCGCCGAAGCCGGCACCGAAACGCGGACGTTCCAGGCCAGCCTCCTCTTCGAGCCGGAGGACATCCGAAGCGGCACCGGCCGGCCGTACCGGGTGTTCACGCCGTTCTGGCGGAAGTGCGTCGCGCACGGCTTCGCCCGCCCGGTAGCCGCTGCCCCGCCGCCCGAGGCGCCGGCCGCGTGGCCTCGCAGCGACGATCTGGAAGGCTGGGAGTTCCGCTGCCACGAGCCCGATTGGGCGGCCGGCTTCCGCGACATCTGGCAGCCCGGCGAGGAGGGTGCGCAGCGACGCCTCCGCGCCTTCCTGTCCGGAGCAGCGGAGCACTACGACCAGGACCGCGACCGGCCCGGCATCGAAG
Above is a window of Acidobacteriota bacterium DNA encoding:
- a CDS encoding nuclear transport factor 2 family protein; the encoded protein is MRPAHFVPIAILAASLAAGSSAFAGDESAVAAVKEVFETGVAALNEGNLDGFLDTVHDEALSFYACGPTSGKQGREACALDWRLFFNTTTKARFETRNEEYRIIGDTGIAYGEYSLSVNYDGQGRQTVHEGRYTMTYTRVGDEWRIAMQHNTPVGDSPQPVRELARGAR
- a CDS encoding PmoA family protein, whose amino-acid sequence is MSRSNPPGLSVPLLCLAVLSAPAFAAEDDPMIELTRRGGDRVLITVDGEPFTEYRPGGEADGGGHLPYLYPVLGPGGQALTRNWPMSELEGEERDHPHHRSLWFAHGAVGLADGGKRYDIWNGRDGSAIVHQEIVTVESGTAGVLCTANSWVDPGGDEMLREERTMTFRAGAFDTGQAWRAIDFDVRLRAGDRDIVLGDTKEGTMAIRVAATLRHQGERAAGSMRNSEGVEGVDVWGKRAAWVHYTGPVDGKRVGIAIFDHPENFRHPTWWHARAYGLFAANPFGVHDFEKAEKGTGDWTIGAGGELRLRYRLLFHDGEVSPERLDGELRRYATD
- a CDS encoding GMC family oxidoreductase, which produces MKQTSDTKTWDAVVVGSGATGGWAAKVLAEAGMEVLMLEAGRAFDPEKDFRQHTLPHEMEFRGRPDPRNELLQRRHRQSYCYACTQVNADFFIDDVDNPYTEAPGTHFNWIQGNVVGGRSIMWARQSYRMSDYDFRAASLDGYGMDWPISYADLAPYYDRIERYIGVNGRNEGLEILPDGEFLPPMAFTCGEVMLKETLAEKFNRPMTIGRNAVLTRRHNNRDMCHYCGWCHYGCQTNSYFNSPQTTLVDCEATGRFTLVPDAAVIKVDMQAGDLASGVTYVDKNTDQTREAKADIVVLCASTLASTRILLNSAEGGLANESDCLGRYVMDHIYATGVRGVLEARAGAQPERANRPNGIYIPRFQNLKDPATKNPNFIRGYGYQGGENITTWQHGNGIPGFGADFKNAVQSSTVSTIGLGGFGEILPRPENRVTLDPEVTDKWGVPVLQMNTTLGSNEYAMVQDIIEEGRAMLEALGCTNITQNTEPAPLGSGIHEVGTARMGDDPKTSYLNQYQQSHTIRNLFVMDGSCYVSIGCVNPTLTMMALALRSSEYLLDQHKRGELA
- a CDS encoding gluconate 2-dehydrogenase subunit 3 family protein, yielding MSKRTTRRNVLAAGAGAFGYATLQAEPIRAAIPAVAAYQAEGSTWTPRLLNPAQGELLATLCEHILPRTDTPGARDAAVHEFIDLELSLADGDEQLAALGGLDWIDRRAQQLHGSSFVGLGAARQIDMLREISDEHEAHPSELVAGAAFFSDLKRRTLFAFYTSKVGRTEALGLPDRVRVERFRGCQD
- a CDS encoding dienelactone hydrolase family protein, encoding MCDDTTNAENARYLQGKRLTRREFGAVSAGAGLAVLLPRPADAQSVSESEIEITTPDGVCDSYFVHPASGAHPGVLIWPDAFGLRPAIRQMATRLAESGYSVLAVNQYYRTKKAPIAEGTNFAELRETLRPLMQSLSPETNVTDARAFVSFLDSQDSVDQDRKMGTMGYCMGGPMTMRTAAAIPDRVGAGASFHGGGLVTDRPDSPHLLVEKMTAHYLFAIAENDDQRQPEAKDVLRETFEAAGLPAEIEVYEGAMHGWCPPDTPVYHEAQAERAWSRLLALFDRALA
- a CDS encoding glutathione S-transferase family protein, translating into MITIYHVPRTRSARIIWLCEELGLPYEVVPVDFSPEYRKSAEWRRLNPIGKVPAMTDSDAEGNRFTMIESGAMVHYILERYDEGALEPPPGTPESALLLQWSWFAEASLARPLGDMVHHRILKPEPERIPAVVEDGRARAEICLDAVEAALDGRDYLLGSELTAADIMMGYSLALAQRLGVLDERYPNVVAYMGRLESRPAFQIAFADSERSGPLRD
- a CDS encoding DNA adenine methylase codes for the protein MPIKYLGSKRQFVPLIADIVERLRPAGTVLDLFSGTSRVGAALKRRQYRVLANDYLACGETIARCYVEADGTSEQLRLARLLIDEFNRLSPSAGYFTEVFCEKSRYLQPKNGARVDAIREEIERKDLDPELRAIVLVSLMEAADRVDSTTGVQMAFLKQWAPRASNDLELRLPEIAPRAEAGKGKAHRMDAADAVDVLEADIAYLDPPYNQHSYLGNYHLWESLVMWDKPEHYGVACKRVDCRERKSDFNSKKKFGAAWERVVDRVRARHLLVSFSDEGFIGREEMEAILARRGEVQVIENDYKRYVGAQIGIFNPSGEKVGRVSHLRNREYLYVVSPQKLPEAAARATIGSVAQGT
- a CDS encoding PQQ-binding-like beta-propeller repeat protein gives rise to the protein MRRPRNGPTGLRAAVSTVVVGFFLLVLSVPVPPAAAEDWPQWRGPGRDGVSTETGLAGRWPAGGPPLLWRIDGLGEGYGTVAVVEGSLYVQGTRDGRSLVFALDASDGSVRWERELGSRLRDGRGNGPRGTPTVAGDSLYALTGVGDLARIRLSDGRVAWQRNILRDFGQRNISWGISESPLIERDWVVVMPGGDGGAIAALDRETGATMWTSTGLTDRAGYSSLIAVDLEDGGDPLRAIVGFTARAGVGVRASDGELLWHYREPANRTANAATPIYADGLVFYTSDYGTGGGALRVRAAGDNVSTSEAWFQSRLRNHHGGVVLHEGHLYGFFGSALACVDFETGETVWRDRSVGKGSLVLADGKLFLLGERHLAGLAEATPDGYVERGRFSLDNRGRPSWAHPVVSNGVLYVRNWDELLAYDASSPRSSRR